One window from the genome of Mauremys mutica isolate MM-2020 ecotype Southern chromosome 4, ASM2049712v1, whole genome shotgun sequence encodes:
- the AP4S1 gene encoding AP-4 complex subunit sigma-1 isoform X1 produces MIKFFLMVNKQGQTRLSRYYEHVEIHKRTMLEAEVIKNCLSRSREQCSFIEYKDFKLVYRQYAALFIVVGINETENEMAVYELIHNFVEVLDRYFSRVSELDIMFNLDRVHIILDEMVLNGCIVETNKNRILAPLFVLDKMAES; encoded by the exons atgataaagttTTTTCTCATGGTGAACAAACAAGGTCAAACGAGACTCTCCAGGTATTATGAACATGTGGAAATTCATAAGCGGACAATGCTGGAAGCTGAAGTAATCAAAAATTGCCTTTCCCGTTCAAGAGAGCAA TGCTCTTTCATTGAATATAAGGATTTTAAGCTGGTGTACCGACAATATGCAGCCCTTTTCATAGTGGTTGGAATCAATGAAACAGAG AATGAGATGGCTGTATATGAACTAATTCATAATTTTGTGGAGGTTTTGGACAGATATTTCAGCAGAGTG AGTGAATTAGAT ATAATGTTCAACTTGGATAGAGTGCACATAATTTTGGATGAAATGGTGTTAAATGGCTGCATCGTGGAAACCAACAAGAATAGAATTCTTGCACctctatttgttcttgacaaaatgGCAGAAAGCTAA
- the AP4S1 gene encoding AP-4 complex subunit sigma-1 isoform X2 yields MIKFFLMVNKQGQTRLSRYYEHVEIHKRTMLEAEVIKNCLSRSREQCSFIEYKDFKLVYRQYAALFIVVGINETENEMAVYELIHNFVEVLDRYFSRVTYPKSYPSSGKRGWVQSLLESINSMGCHR; encoded by the exons atgataaagttTTTTCTCATGGTGAACAAACAAGGTCAAACGAGACTCTCCAGGTATTATGAACATGTGGAAATTCATAAGCGGACAATGCTGGAAGCTGAAGTAATCAAAAATTGCCTTTCCCGTTCAAGAGAGCAA TGCTCTTTCATTGAATATAAGGATTTTAAGCTGGTGTACCGACAATATGCAGCCCTTTTCATAGTGGTTGGAATCAATGAAACAGAG AATGAGATGGCTGTATATGAACTAATTCATAATTTTGTGGAGGTTTTGGACAGATATTTCAGCAGAGTG acataccctaaaagttATCCTTCCTCTGGCAAAAGAGGGTGGGTGCAGAGCCTCCTTGAGTCCATCAACTCCATGGGGTGCCATCGATAA